The Acidimicrobiales bacterium genome includes the window AAGGTGGCCCGCTGCTCGTTGTCCCAGTCGCCGAAGAACTGACGGGTCACGACCGTGTCGGCGCCAGCGGGCGTGGCCAGCCAGTTGCCGGGATGCTCGTCGGGGCCGATCCACAGCTCGAAGTTGCCGTCGGCGTCGCAGGCGAGCTGGTCGTCGCGGATGTTGCCGTGGTTGGCCATCCCCTCGTTGACCTGGAAGCTCAGGTAGCGGACCGTGCCGATGCTGCCGGTGACCCGGTAGTTCAGGTCGCCGCGGATCGCCGAGGTCCGGTAGGCGCAGTCCGGGCAGTCGAGGCCCCACTTGTAGACGTCGGTGCGGGCGATCGCCCCGAACGTCGGCGCGCAGGGGTCGGCGGGGGTCAGCGCCTGGCCGATGCCGTTGGCGACCATCGCCATCAGGTGGCGGTAGCCGGCGGCGGCGTCGACGGGTGAGCGCGGGACGTCCGGCCGCTGCAGCTGGGCGCCGAGTCGTCCGATCGAGGCCGCGAAGTCGTCCCAGGCCGTGCCGTCGAGCAGGGCGGGATTGTCGAAGGCGTCGGTGTCCAACGCTCGGTCGATCTTGCCGATGTACCAGTCGAACTCGGCGTTCATGTCCGTTCTCCTGCCTGGTGCTCGACGGGGACGTCGAACCGGTCGTAGTAGAAGGCAAACCGCTCGCGCACGGTCGCGGGATCGAGGCCGTAGTCCTCGGCCCGGTAGCTCTGCGGCCCGGAGCGCTGCTGCGCGCTCTCGGCCCACCAGTCCTGCATGCGCCGGCGCAGGTCGCCGGTGAGGTCGTCGCCCAGCTCGGCGTAGAGCGTGGCCACCTCGGCGATCGGGTCGCGCTGCACTGCCGCGAACGAGAGGTCGTGGAACCGGTCCTCGTTGCCCCGTTCGCGGAAGTCGATCAGTCGTTCGAGCGAGCACCGCCACAGCTCGACGTTGAGGGACCCGATGGCGACGGGATCGCGCCGCTCGGTGAGGATGCACGAGAGGGTGTCGTAGAGCGCGCAGACCGACGGCAGCACCTTGCCGACGTCGCGGTGGGTCATGACGAACCGGGCGTCGGGGTACACGGCGTCGAGCGCGTCGATCGCGTGCATGTGGGCGGGGGTCTTGAGCCACCACCGCGTGGGCGCGCAACGCCACTGCAGCAGCTTCAGCACCCGCCGGTGGTATCGGTACGCCGGCTTCATGTCGCAGTGCAGCAGCCACGAGCTGTAGCTCGGGATGCGCGTCATGCCCTCGAAGACCTGGGACCGGAAGTCGAGCGCCATCAGCAGCAGGCACTCCTGGGGGCCGGTCGCCGAGGTCGGCAACATCCCGGCGAACCCGGGGAACATCTCGTTGGTGAAGTCGATGCCGGCCTGCGCGTCGGCGATGCGGGGGTCGGTGTGCTCGGTCGCGGTCTCCGGGGGTGGGCACGGCGCGCCCGCTTCCCAGTTGCGCAGGGATCGCCGGGCCGGGTCGAGCGCGAGCAGGAAGCTGAGGGCGGTGGACCCGGTGCGGGGCAGGCCGAGCCCGAACAGCGGGGCGA containing:
- a CDS encoding sulfotransferase, with product MEIDQLVDTACARVGADDLGDDTWREGLDVLVRSLQTEAALNELGVGAMTDQIVGYLVNRLEVERWYARHPEIDDQEIVAPLFGLGLPRTGSTALSFLLALDPARRSLRNWEAGAPCPPPETATEHTDPRIADAQAGIDFTNEMFPGFAGMLPTSATGPQECLLLMALDFRSQVFEGMTRIPSYSSWLLHCDMKPAYRYHRRVLKLLQWRCAPTRWWLKTPAHMHAIDALDAVYPDARFVMTHRDVGKVLPSVCALYDTLSCILTERRDPVAIGSLNVELWRCSLERLIDFRERGNEDRFHDLSFAAVQRDPIAEVATLYAELGDDLTGDLRRRMQDWWAESAQQRSGPQSYRAEDYGLDPATVRERFAFYYDRFDVPVEHQAGERT